The sequence GCCGTAATTTCTTCACTTCTTCCCTGGCCTCGCGAACATTCTTGCAAACTCCAGTGCCGACCTCTACCACCGACTGATGCATCTCCGCCTTGACCCGCTCCTCCATCCGCAGCTTGCCCTTGGAAATGATCTCAGCCTGAATATGCGAACGCAGATCCCGAGTCTCCGGATCGATCGTCTGGTACTCCTCTTCAATTCCGATCGTGAAACTGGGTTTCATTTGTCGTTAGACACTCACCACGGATACCATTGATTTCTACGGATTTCTGTTACTCAGGAGTCGGGATTTCCTGAATCAGTAAACATCCGTGAAATCCTTGGCCGATTCAACTCGTTGCCTGCTGCCGAACTCCAAGTTTTGTCTTCGGAGCTGGATTTCTCTCAAGCATTTTTTTCGGAGTCTCAGAGCCTGACTCGCTCCTCACCCCACTCAAGAACCGCGCCCAACCATATTCCGCAGTTGGCCTTTCATCGCTAGATGCTTTCTTCACCGCCAACTCTGCGACATGGTCCACTATCCATGTGAAGTTCTCCGCACCTACCGAATGGTAATCAGCGTCCGGCGCCGGATTCATGAAATCGATGGCATACGGAACGCCGTTCTCCACCGCGAACTCCACTGTATTCAGATCGTATCCCAGGGCACGGCAAAGCGTGAGTGCATCTTTTTCGATGCGTGCGATCAGCTTCGCGTCCGTATGCTCCGGTTGCCTCACGTAGCGCTCATGATGCGGTGCCCTGGGGTTGTACTGCATGATATGGACATGCTCCCGCCCCACTACGTAACACCTAAAGTATTCCTTGAAGTTCACCGCCTTCTGTAAGGTCATGCAGAGATCGCGCGTCTGATCATAAGCATGAAAAAGTTCTTCTGGTGAGTTGACCTTGTAAACGTCCCGCCAGCCACCGCCATTGAAGGGCTTCAGAAATGCCGGGAAACCCACATAGTCAAAGACCTCTTCCCAGTTCATCGGATAAACGAGATTTCTCATCGATTGATCCGTTGTACCCGGCGGATGCTGTTTATGCGGCAGAATGACAGTAGGCGGAATCGCTACCCCAAGCTTTTCTCCCAATGCATAGTTGAAAAACTTGTCGTCCGCGCTCCACCAGAAAGGATTGTTTATGACTATTGTCCCGCTAAGCACGGCATTCTTCAGGTAGGCGCGGTAAAAAGGAATATCGTGCGAGATGCGGTCGATGATCACCCGGTACCCGCTGGGGTCGGCCATCCGAACCCCACCGATCTTGACGAACTCCGCCTTTACATCCGGCACGCCCATGGAATTGATCTTCTCCACCACCGCGCCGGGAAAAGTATTCTCCATGCCAAAGATAATGCCAATCTTTTTCACGCCTCACCCCAGTTGTGTTGTCACATTGTAAGGTAACCCTAGTGGGAAATCATGGCCAAATCAGTTGTTTCACCACTTTTGCGGTTCTTCCACCCCAGTTTTATGGAAAATATGCGCGCGCCATCTTGTGCCACCACGGCCAATCGTGTCCGGTTCGATCCCCCCATACGTCAAGCCGATGATTCATCTGCTTGCTGCGCATGGCGGCTGCCAGTTTTTCGTTCTGGTCCCAGCACATGTCGTGCTCTCCGGTCGCCAGGATGTAGAAATTTCGACGATACCGCTCCAGGTACCACGGATCACCCATATTAGGCAGAAAGTGCGGGGGGCAATTGAAGTAGCAATCGTCATCGTAATAGCCATCAAGAAACTGCTGGATATCGAATGCCCCGCTCATGCTCACGCAGTGCGTGACCAGATCCGGGTGGCGCAACGCAAAATTCACCGCGTGATATCCCCCAAAGCTGCATCCTGTTGTCGCCAGCAGGTGGGAAATATTCTTCTGTCGGACCAAGGGCAGCACCTCGTGCAGAAGATAGTCCTCGTACTGCATGTGCCGCACCACACGCCAGCGAGGATGCGCCCCGCGGTTATACCAGCTCTCACTGTCGACACTATCAACGCAGAATAGTTGCATTCGGCCTGATTCAATCTTGTCCCAACTCGCGCCCACCATTCCCCGATCTTCATATTCGTAAAACCTTCCCTGGGAGGTCGGGAACACCAGGATAGGCAAACCCGCGTGTCCGAAGATCAGCATCTCCATGTCGCGGTTGAGTCGAGGCGAGTACCACTTGTGATATTCGCGGTTCATGCTTGACGTAGCTTCCTCGCTTATGGAAGTTCCATAGTTTAATCTGAGATTATCGAATCGGTGCACCACTCCTAGCGGAGGAAGATCAATCGGCAGCGCACGGCGCGCCTGAACCAACCCATGGTTGCCAAATTTCTCGGTTCCGCCAGCACAGACACCCTGACCTCATCTGCAGAGCCAAGAACCACTGACCTACGTAAACATCCCAACTTTCAGTCGCGGCTGCTCCCCGGCGACCGCGAGCTGATTGT comes from Terriglobales bacterium and encodes:
- a CDS encoding alpha/beta hydrolase-fold protein, encoding MNREYHKWYSPRLNRDMEMLIFGHAGLPILVFPTSQGRFYEYEDRGMVGASWDKIESGRMQLFCVDSVDSESWYNRGAHPRWRVVRHMQYEDYLLHEVLPLVRQKNISHLLATTGCSFGGYHAVNFALRHPDLVTHCVSMSGAFDIQQFLDGYYDDDCYFNCPPHFLPNMGDPWYLERYRRNFYILATGEHDMCWDQNEKLAAAMRSKQMNHRLDVWGDRTGHDWPWWHKMARAYFP